One Telluria mixta DNA window includes the following coding sequences:
- a CDS encoding CoA-acylating methylmalonate-semialdehyde dehydrogenase: protein METINHYIGGSVAEGTGGRFADVYNPALGEPCARVALASNDDVAAAVAAASAAFPAWAATPPLARARVLFNYLQLCQRHTDEFAALVVREHGKTFADARGEVARGIEVVEFAVGIPQMLKGEFTDQIARGIDAWSMRQPLGVVAGITPFNFPVMVPMWMFPVAIACGNTFILKPSERDPSPSLLHARLLKEAGLPDGVFNVVQGDKAAVDALLDHPDIQALSFVGSTPIAEYIYARGSAAGKRVQALGGAKNHMVVMPDADMDMAVDALIGAAYGSAGERCMAISVAVAVGDAGDALVDRLAERTRALKIADGMADGAEMGPVVTLAAKQRIEKLIGEGVEQGATLVVDGRGFQVPERANGFFVGGTLFDHVTPAMSIYQQEIFGPVLCVVRLPDVGSALELINRNEYGNGVAVFTRDGGVAREFVRQVQVGMVGVNVPLPVPMAFNSFGGWKKSLFGDHHAYGPEGVRFYTRHKAVMQRWPNTASSGVEFAFPQMK, encoded by the coding sequence ATGGAGACGATCAATCACTACATCGGCGGCAGCGTCGCCGAGGGGACCGGCGGACGCTTTGCGGACGTCTACAATCCCGCGCTGGGCGAGCCCTGTGCGCGCGTGGCGCTGGCGAGCAATGACGACGTCGCGGCCGCCGTCGCCGCGGCCAGCGCCGCGTTCCCCGCCTGGGCCGCGACGCCGCCGCTGGCCCGTGCCCGCGTGCTGTTCAACTACCTGCAACTGTGCCAGCGCCACACGGACGAATTCGCGGCGCTGGTCGTGCGCGAACACGGCAAGACCTTTGCGGACGCGCGCGGCGAAGTCGCCCGCGGCATCGAGGTCGTGGAATTCGCAGTGGGCATCCCGCAGATGCTCAAGGGCGAATTCACGGACCAGATCGCCCGCGGCATCGACGCATGGTCGATGCGCCAGCCGCTGGGCGTCGTCGCCGGCATCACCCCGTTCAACTTCCCCGTGATGGTGCCGATGTGGATGTTCCCCGTCGCCATCGCCTGCGGCAACACGTTCATCCTGAAACCGTCCGAGCGCGATCCGTCGCCATCGCTGCTGCATGCGCGGTTGCTCAAGGAAGCGGGGCTGCCGGACGGCGTGTTCAACGTCGTGCAGGGCGACAAGGCGGCCGTCGACGCGCTGCTGGACCACCCGGACATCCAGGCCCTCAGCTTCGTCGGCTCGACCCCGATCGCGGAATACATCTATGCGCGCGGCAGCGCAGCCGGCAAGCGCGTGCAGGCGCTGGGCGGCGCGAAGAACCACATGGTCGTGATGCCGGATGCCGACATGGACATGGCCGTCGATGCGCTGATCGGCGCCGCGTACGGTTCGGCCGGCGAGCGCTGCATGGCGATCTCGGTGGCGGTGGCCGTCGGCGATGCGGGCGATGCGCTGGTCGACCGGCTGGCCGAACGCACGCGCGCATTGAAAATCGCGGACGGCATGGCGGACGGCGCGGAGATGGGACCCGTCGTCACGCTGGCGGCCAAGCAGCGCATCGAAAAACTGATCGGCGAAGGCGTGGAGCAGGGCGCGACGCTCGTCGTCGACGGCCGCGGCTTCCAGGTGCCGGAGCGCGCCAACGGCTTCTTCGTGGGCGGCACCCTGTTCGACCATGTGACGCCTGCCATGTCGATCTACCAGCAGGAAATCTTCGGGCCCGTGCTGTGCGTCGTGCGCCTGCCCGACGTGGGCAGCGCACTGGAACTCATCAACCGCAACGAGTACGGCAACGGCGTGGCCGTGTTCACCCGCGACGGCGGCGTGGCGCGCGAGTTCGTCCGCCAGGTCCAGGTGGGCATGGTCGGCGTGAACGTGCCGCTGCCGGTGCCGATGGCGTTCAACAGCTTCGGCGGCTGGAAGAAAAGCCTGTTCGGCGACCACCACGCGTACGGGCCGGAGGGCGTGCGGTTTTATACGCGGCACAAGGCTGTGATGCAAAGGTGGCCGAATACGGCCAGCAGCGGGGTGGAGTTCGCGTTCCCGCAGATGAAATGA